A genomic segment from Actinoplanes sichuanensis encodes:
- a CDS encoding alpha/beta hydrolase, whose product MLRPVVASPPGWPRALLSRIPSPRRSPEDDPLPPAPPGPRRIVRSGLSVTGAGLAALFYCLSFTPSLLPRAWFLQGVVAGITAAMGYALGAAAGALARRLHGPFLARTALIAWAALAAVVPVMVVIFLWLGTRWQRDLRIRLGMEPVPEYDIARTVGASLLTFGLLLLIARFLRLSTYGCALLFRRVVPQRAAYCAGTLVVAVLAYSAFDGLLIANLFTTVDRLAAVENSGTGSGVTVPASTLRSGGPQSYVAWDSLGRQGRTFVAGTPTVEELSTFAGRPAIEPIRVYAGLTSADTLTERAELVVREMDRTGAFDRAVIAVITPTGTGWVDNKVPRSLEFMYAGDTALVSMQYSYLPSFFAFMGDRSEVADAADALISAVRARWVTLPVATRPRLLLFGESLGTYGMEMTFGTPERLVDGADGALLLGPTFANPTHRTLTEGRAAGSPIWDPAYPALPVEFADDAAELRDMSGPRPKVVYLQNATDPVVWWSWDLLWKKPQWLIGQRAPDVTPDMHWYPGITFWQITCDLVFSNKVPTGHGHSYRSETVDGWAALAPPPGWTTADSVRLRALLDG is encoded by the coding sequence ATGCTCAGACCTGTGGTGGCGTCCCCTCCCGGATGGCCGAGGGCGCTGCTCTCCCGGATTCCCTCCCCCCGCCGATCCCCCGAGGACGACCCGCTCCCCCCGGCACCGCCCGGCCCGCGCCGCATCGTCCGCTCCGGTCTGAGCGTCACCGGCGCCGGACTGGCCGCACTCTTCTACTGCCTGTCCTTCACCCCGTCGCTGCTGCCGCGCGCCTGGTTCCTCCAGGGTGTGGTCGCCGGGATCACCGCCGCGATGGGTTACGCGCTGGGCGCCGCCGCCGGGGCGCTGGCCCGCCGCCTGCACGGGCCGTTCCTCGCCCGGACCGCGCTGATCGCCTGGGCGGCCCTGGCCGCGGTGGTGCCGGTGATGGTGGTGATCTTCCTCTGGCTCGGCACCCGCTGGCAGCGTGACCTGCGGATCCGGCTCGGGATGGAGCCCGTCCCGGAGTACGACATCGCCCGCACCGTCGGGGCCAGCCTCCTCACCTTCGGCCTGCTGCTGCTGATCGCCCGGTTCCTGCGCCTGTCCACGTACGGCTGCGCGCTGCTGTTCCGCCGGGTCGTCCCGCAGCGCGCCGCCTACTGCGCAGGCACCCTGGTGGTGGCCGTGCTGGCCTACTCGGCCTTCGACGGTCTGCTGATCGCCAACCTGTTCACCACCGTCGACCGGCTGGCCGCCGTGGAGAACAGCGGGACCGGCAGCGGCGTCACCGTCCCGGCGTCCACGCTGCGCTCCGGCGGCCCGCAGTCGTACGTCGCGTGGGACTCGCTGGGCCGCCAGGGCCGCACGTTCGTGGCCGGGACCCCCACGGTCGAGGAGCTGTCCACGTTCGCCGGGCGGCCCGCGATCGAGCCGATCCGCGTCTACGCCGGCCTCACCTCGGCCGACACCCTGACGGAGCGGGCCGAGCTGGTGGTCCGCGAGATGGACCGGACCGGCGCCTTCGACCGGGCGGTGATCGCCGTGATCACCCCGACCGGCACCGGCTGGGTGGACAACAAGGTCCCCCGGTCGCTGGAGTTCATGTATGCCGGGGACACCGCGCTGGTGTCCATGCAGTATTCGTATCTGCCCAGCTTCTTCGCCTTCATGGGTGACCGGTCCGAGGTGGCCGACGCCGCGGACGCACTGATCAGCGCGGTGCGCGCGAGGTGGGTGACGCTCCCGGTCGCGACGCGGCCGCGGTTGCTGCTGTTCGGCGAGAGCCTCGGGACGTACGGGATGGAGATGACCTTCGGGACACCGGAGCGCCTGGTCGACGGGGCGGACGGGGCGCTGCTGCTGGGGCCGACGTTCGCCAACCCGACCCACCGGACGCTCACCGAGGGCCGGGCCGCCGGCAGCCCGATCTGGGACCCGGCCTATCCGGCGCTGCCGGTGGAGTTCGCCGACGACGCGGCCGAGCTGCGAGACATGTCCGGCCCCCGACCGAAGGTGGTCTATCTGCAGAACGCGACCGACCCGGTGGTCTGGTGGAGCTGGGACCTGCTGTGGAAGAAACCACAGTGGCTGATCGGGCAGCGGGCGCCGGACGTCACGCCGGACATGCACTGGTACCCGGGCATCACGTTCTGGCAGATCACCTGCGACCTGGTCTTCTCCAACAAGGTGCCGACCGGGCACGGGCATTCGTACCGATCGGAGACCGTCGACGGCTGGGCCGCCCTGGCGCCACCACCCGGCTGGACCACGGCGGACAGCGTTCGGCTGCGCGCCCTGCTGGACGGGTGA